The DNA region CAATTTGAAACAGCTTAAGAACAAGTAAGGGACCCAGAATCCTGGGGGTGGTTAAAAAGAGGAatactaaaaaaagaaactgaaggacTGCTAACTGCTGCACAAGACCAAGCATTACGGACGAATAGCATTAAAAGCAGGATTGATAAAGAGGATGTGTCGGTTATGTGGAGAATGAGAAGAGACCGTAAGTCATATTGTAGCTTGGAATGTAAGAAATTGGCGCAAAGAGAGTATAAAATGTGGCGACATGATAAGGTAGGCCAAGTTATCCATTGGAAACTCCGTCAGAAATTCAACATCCCATGCAAAGACAAGTGGTATGATCATGATCCTGAAGGAGTTATAGAAAATGATCAGTAAAGGTGTTATGGGACTTCTGAATTCAAACAGACCATCACATTGAGCATAATAGACCTGATGTAGTTGTTCTTGATAAGATAGAAAGATCATGTTATGTGATAGATATCGCATGCCCTTTTGATACAagagtgctggaaaaagaacattcaagagaaaatggaaaaataccaagagttaaaaagagagattgggaaaatctggagctgccgaaaagtaattgtcgtaccaattgtcattggtgcactagggacgttcagcaaaaatttgaaaacatcattgaagaaaattggactagattgcacgttattactacaaaaagcctccttgttgggaacggcaagaatcttgagaagaacaCTAGACACCTAAGGCCATAGGTCGTGGCTTGATGCTTAGTTTACAAACCATGTTAACAACATATCgtgtgaatgaacgaaataataataataataataataataataataataataataataataataacaacaaagaGGGTGTAAACATAACAGCTTACGCTGACAAACCAGTGGCCCTCAGAAACTAAAGTTTACTAAGTAATACATGCAAACCTACGATTAAAAACTAGAACTAGCCTAACAATTTGAAAGTAACTatcatttaaaaatattgaagggccACAGCCAAGGTGACacatagttaaaatttaaaaaaaggtttctggccttcttatcattcattttacccattgaagactgcagttcgggcagtcaaaagctcatagtttttaatcattttagccagagatcgtttttttaatttaaaccaAAGTAACTATTAAAAACAAGTATAAGTATCCCCCCGGAATAGTGATGCAGTAGGGAAGTGTCTCAGTCTACAAAGTACAGTACCGGTACTTCCAATATTGCATCCAGGTTCTAAAGATGAGCCTACAACGCTGCAGCTGCTATAAAACATAACTATTTTCCTGCTAATCATGTACCTTTAAGTGTCAATTCCTCAGCCATAATGAAAAATCATTCAGTACGTAAATTAATCTATCTGATGGTTTTGTAATGCACATTTCATAAAGGTAAGTGCAATTCAACCAAATTAAACAAGTAAAAGACCAACAGTATGAGTGATTGGCACATGCCTAGAGTTACTAATAATTGTAAATTGCAATCAACAATAACAAGTTATTCATGTGGCACCTTTAAGGCCCCATCCACACgaaagacgattgtaaacggaAACCCTAGTaaacgcatatttttatctccgtccacacgaagacgatcatcATTTACATAGCGTTTTCACCCGTCCACACGAAAATGCTTGTAAACGCATAAAACGATGTCATACACCAAACGCACATGCGCTATCGATTTGAGCCAGCAATCTTTGCTTCAGTGCCTTAAGCTTGTTATCAAGTGTTAGCGTCCATGTTCTCAAGTCACCACGTGCGCTGACATCTGACGTCAGCgttttcacagcgtttacgAAAATATATGTTTACGGCTgtccacacgaagacgcataaacgatgttttcaaatttatccactttggagagcgttttcgaatttatgcgtttacggtaagcgttttcatcgtcttcgtgtggatggaaggcctaaacgcataaaaaagttTGCGTTTACTAGTGTTTGCATTTagaatcgtcttcgtgtggacggggcctaagtGTTTCTGAGGAGTTTTTCTGGTTTTGATTTGCAAATGTTTGAAAATCTGACAAAACACCCCTCACATGGTTCTCCAGTTCCATCAGCAATCATTAATTTTGATATGTGCTTGTCTTCTTGAGCCCAGATAGGTCACCAAATTTGCAAAACACTGCAATGTCGGCAAACTTCATGTTGATCTTTtaattttccttgttcttgcggatatcagatatctgcTGCTTCAATACTAATGCcatattcagctgacaaattggttcctttttctcctttctCTTAAATTGCAAAATTATAGACTGTTTATCTGTTATCGAAAGAATGGATTGCTTTTTGACGCTGTAGTTCTAAAGAGAATTATGGCTGCAGATCTTGATCATGACTAATAAATATATccatgacaaaattgggaccagagaaaaagtccggataatctaGCTTTGACTGTACATAATACGCAACCATCTAATATCCAATCCTAGTAACCTAGTACATGTAAGTTTTGTACTATCTGAGCATAAACTAGCTTGTTTCTCACACAAAAAAACCtaattctttaatttttcaccacagacaaataaaaaatgaatgaacccagtatatatatatacatgtacatgggaTACATAGCGTCACCGAAATGCAAtggttcaataattattattacatattACAATCTCGTTATACCTGGATGTTGAAGCAGCTGTCATTGCAAGGCCATTTATGGTGCCCAACATTTCACTTCTCACTGtattatttacaataattccAGTTGAACTAAATGAAAATCCAACATTCAACTTCATAAGCAGAAGAATTCCTATCAGCAAGGTCCAAAGAACTGTTGATCTAAAAAGAAGGCAAAATTATGAAATCAATCAAACAGTGAATTTAATGTGCAGCTGGTACTGTACAGTATTATAAAACAACATAGTATAGTTAAGCCAGGGCAATCAAATGGAGGCCTTTCATTGTTGTCTGTGGCATTAAAAAGTTTatataataatcataattactGTAGTacaattctactagtatactaatgcaaatgctgtaatctgattggctgagccattgaacactatcagtCATTTATAatagtgtgcagtggctggaggttGTCTTGGAAATAACAAAGATTTGGAGGAAAAGTTGGATCTAAATGGGTAAACTAATTAAaattctgagaagtctaaacgaagaaaattaattttacggtttcttgactttcaaaaaagttgaaattattgaaaatgcTGACACGCTTGCGCGCACAACTtcgattttaaatggcaattcaatccgagcgatcatatttgaagtaaattttagtaagaattccactaaaacaattagattatttgctctcgatttctatgaggtgatagttgattaggccttcggcctcatcaactatcacctcataaaaatctcgagctcataatctaattgttgattatatttattattatttgcatgTGTCTCGACAGTCCCTGGGTTTTCTTTCCCTGGCTTAATAATTTATATGCCTAGTCACATGGACACGCAAGACACTAGTCTTTTTCAAAGGAAACTCATTTAGAATGTTCTAACCTGCATGGAAAAGTTTCCAGGCTGGGAATaagactggcaaaattttaccAATTGCTTTGCCTTGTGTTTCCACACCAATATTTCACACTAACCTGTTGTAGTAGGTGTGTATGAATGGTAAGGACAGTATGGTTACTCCTATGAAAGCATTTGCTAATTGAAAGACCTGTTGGGGAGAGAATTCAAATGAAGAATGCAAGTCAGTACACAATGTTGATGACTTTGAGCATAAACTATCAACTCCACTAGAGCTAGACCACAGAATTAAAATTGAATGCAGCAAAAAACAGCAGTAAGATCCTACCAAAGTTTGAAACTACAGACGGAGGAAAAAAAAGTGCAGATGCAGAAGGAAAGTCGCAGGACTTACAGTACACTGTAGCACTCATCAGGCAAGTTTGTGCATCACAGTGTAGCTATCTCGATTTCCTGTTTGTTTGAAGCATTACCCATGTTCAGGCTGAACCTGTAatgcaatattattatttttctgtaGGAAGCAGCTTAAGATCCTTGTTGCAAAAATAGGAAATTAACATTGAGATCTTGCGCACTAAACTCATCTGTCATTCGCCTCTATCAGCCGACATGTCGAACAACACCATGTCAGGCTGATATTTGGCAGAATACAACTGTACAGTTTCTGTCATCTGCTCTTTTAATAATCAACAGACCTCTTTTCGCATAgtatttgttgaaaaaaaaacaagccaCTAATTTGTAACACTTATGCTGATTGGATTTCGTATGCCTGAACTTTATTCAATATCATAGAGTAAAACCCTTACCCTTATTGCACCAAGTCTTCTCTCAAACTGCAAAGAATTTCAAGCAATGTAATAGATAATTAAGATCTACCCACTGAACTGAAGTACTTGTAGTATGTAGAATGATTAATGAGGAATGCTCTCATTAAGAGAGCATCAGCGCATGATTGCATGGAGAGTCTCATACCAGGCTGTCATTTTGGTCAGCTGTCTCACAGCTAAATAATTACTGAGCAGCCATTCTGTGGGAAAATTTATGCatctttataataataataataataataataataataatagtaatattgtAATTTATTCTCAATTAAAAACGAGATAAAATAGGACAATGATCaccatgttttttttaatgaaaattaatgAGCATGTCCATGACCATTCTTTTGGTTGCTGACACTATTAAATGCACTTGGCAACTTTGATATATTATTTTACCACGAACATAATAATTaagttctgtttttgtgtattttATGCACTCCAGACAACGAATTGTGTCCTCACTGTCTAATTTAACTAGGTTGAAAAGTacttaatggggacatagtttttcagtgagtgattaacccattgactcccagtgGCTGATCCCCACTGACGagtttggatgtcaaagggttaattaatggggacattaacAGGAGGTGTTTATATCTTTGTGACaactttaaaattattaaaataatacTGCTACTGTAACATGAATTTTTTACCTTGGGATAGAGTACCATCTGAAGAACAAGAAGTGGAGCCCCAACACAAACCAAGGATGTGCCTATTTGGTTAGTGGAAAAGCCAAGTCCACCTAAAATGAGATTTCAGGTAAGAATGCAACTATTTTTACAAAAATAGTATTGAAAAAAGTTTGAATGTCTGTAACGTGGCTGCATGTACCATAGAATTAGTTAGTTGActttgttttgatacaaacctcacaaCAGAAACTCGCTAGCATTtaacaacaacatgatttacaaaATAATCGAGGTTGCCCCAGTTTGAAATGCCAGGCAACCAAACCCATGActttggttgccctgataaatcCTTGGTTACCCATTAGAAAGTCCCTATGTACAATTATAAATGCAATAATTGTACTTGTCCCTGTAATTtgctttctctttcttctcgtTTCTGTGGAGGAGACTGAACTCCAATCAAAAAATGCCACATTTTAACTCTGTGAAAGAGATAACTTCAGTTGTAGTCTGTACTCCTAATTggagacaaaaaattaaagtCGAAATATACACTGTGGGCTGTAAAGAACGCGAGGACAAAACATTTGTACCTTAATTTTACACGCCTAGTTGTTATCACATGGCAAGTGATCTTGAATGTTGTGGGCTTGTGGTCTTTCGCAGAAGTCTGGGTTCAAGTTCTGTTATATTTTTAAACTCAGGCATCTTCAATCtccattttttgcattttccaaTCTGACAATGTTTTTTAAAGGCTACAGTTGTTCAgttggggaggtgcggtggtctcatggttagagtgcttgacCACAGATCGAGTGGACTCCGTGTTCAGGTCCTGGCCggagacattgtgttgtgttcttgggaaaggtactttactctcatggtgcctctctccacccaggtgtataaatgggtactggcgaaaatgctgggagtaaccctgcgatggactagcatcccatccagcgGGGagaagaaatactcctagtcacttcatgctaatgaaaccggagataagtgccggcctgatgggcagAGACTTAAAATACAGTTgttcaaaacacaggaaaatgctcagctgcagcaaattgattattattaacttcacactactaAAACCCACAAGTACACGTACATGTATGCTGTGTGACTGCTGCTTACGATCATTATTAATTGATTACCGGTAATTCATTTTCTACTATTGACTAGGTTGCATGTCCACTGTTTTCCTTGGGCAACCAGGctttttattttaccaaaaactggtTGTCtggtaaactttctggtcatCTCAGATGATCGGACCATCGCTAATTTTGAGCATTGTTTACATAAGAAAGGCAACAAGGTTTGCATCAAAGCAACGTCAACTCAAGCCtcacttttattcaaaggcgTAGTAACTGattgagcacagaactgtaaaaaaaTAATGGTCTATTGCTGCTGTAAGTTCAAAATTTAAAGTTAAGTCACTGTCCGCTTACCAAGGTGAGGTGGAGTGGCAGCCCATAGTGAAAACAGCTCATCAAATCCAATTACTTTAAAGGATAAGATGCAGTATGCAGCAATGGAAACAAGAACGTTTCGGTTTCTAAAAATTGGATTGAGACATCACAACGTCACAGTCAGAATAATtcttgacaataataataataataataataattacaataacaataacaattataataataataacttgttGAATTTACCAACTACCAAATGGGGATGGCCCATTCTTTTTAATAGACAACTTTCGTTTGATGAAGTCTTTTTGTGCATTATAAAGTGAACAAAAAGAAGGTGAAAAGAAAGGAAGTTGGATCATCAGCTTTCACATTGAATTATGAGATAAAGCATGCATGTAACAAGTGattctttctttctgtcacACATGCTGGCACGAAGACCACCTTGAAGACAACATAACAGTAAAAATTATAGTAGTGTTGGAGTAAATCCTTGCTAAAATAGTTGTGGCACCAGCCACAAGTTTTCTAATGGGgcttaagttaaaaaaaagtaGTCAATGGTAAGACTCAAAAGAGGGTTTATTTGCCACCTTTTAAAACCCACTGTCAGTGACGATATTCCCTATTGCCTTAAACTCCCCCATGGCTTTATAGTCATGGCTTACCTGAGTAAAAGAGCCAGTTTGCTTCTCCTAAAAGCTTTACAGCACCGCCAAGTGTTGCAACAACAACTACTACTGCTTTGACAATTTCTGGCAGCTTTACTGCCAGCATCATCACCAATGATAATCCCTTGCTCTTCATTAACAACAACACTTTCACTTTCTGTACAACTTTTCTCAGTCTCTTGTATTTCACACTTAATATTGAAATCCTCTTGATTATCTGAATAACCTGTGCTCTTCATTGGTAACAATTCATTTGGTTCACTTAATTCTGACGTTAGACTTCTACTGTACGGAAAAAAAGAGGAACACACATACCATTTACCACACATTACATTAAGCTTTCCTTCACAAAGAAATTGCAGGAAATTCTAAAGGGAATTGTTCCATTTGCAGTTTATATTTAACATGACTGTAAATTACTTGCATTAATTTTTCTCCAGAAAGCAGATCTACTTAAATAAAAAGAGGAACACACAttacatttatttaaaaataagCTTTCCTTCACAAAGAAATAGCTGGAAATTCTAAAGGGAATTGTTCTATTTGCAGTTTATATTTAACATGACTGTAAATTTAATACTTGCATTAATTTTTCTCCAGAAAACTCTCTTAagcagcaatggatactcgctggaccttgaaacttgatcaatttaaatttaattgaaaaaaaaaaccctcttaaGAATATCCATTGGAGAACTTTTTTTTACGTAGTTAGGTGGGTTGCAATATTTAAATCTTTCACCTTTTTCTTGGGGAGACATTTCTTTCTCTACCTGCTTTTCAATGTTTGGCCTCAAAGATATTGTAACTTCTAGTATCCCCCTTTAATACCCTCAAACTAATTAACCTTGAACATCAACATCTTTTTATCAGTATCTTATTAACACAGCTGAAAAGGCTTATTATTGGTCACCTATTGCTGcctgataaaataaatttaatgtcCATTCTGCAATATCATTAATTTCGACATCATACATAATGATTATATACACTTTAGAAACATGGTTTCATCTTTAGGGAAATGCTTGAAATAATATCAGAGCAAGATCAACAAAGATGAGCTGGTTTTGGCTTTAATTCATTCACCCCTACCCAACCACCCTGGCCTGAACCATAAGGGTCTCCCTCTACTGCTTCTAGGGGTGAGGAGGACATAAAGAGAGACTAAGCATGCAACTCTATAATGTTTAATGACGACTGCAAAACGGATGTTTTTGTTGCTTAGGTTTACAGACCTTGGTATAATATGGCATCAAAAATGAAtgaatacatgtactgtatgtccTAACCCAGTTTTTAGTTATGTACCTTTTGTCCAGGGTTTCTTCAAGGAAAAAGTAGCTCAATACAATCGAAATAAGCAGCAAAGCACAGTTAAATAAGCATGGAAGTAAGAAAGGAAACTTGTCAAAAATGGAACctaacaaaaaaagcaaaacaaaattaatgataagGTAAGGTGCAGCACAACATTTTCGTGCAATTAATGAAGATAAGCCAAAATAAAACATACTTCTTTCACTAGGTTATTTAATTtgtgttttaaaacaatttacagTAGAATCCATGGCTTTTTTTGGTCAGGTCATTTACATGAATAGATAACTATACACAGtcatattttaaatcaattcaTGCCTTGTAACCTGTTAATCCCAAATACAGCCTAAAGTGCATGGGAGAAACTGAAagtattttttttgtgtttctgCTCTAAA from Montipora foliosa isolate CH-2021 unplaced genomic scaffold, ASM3666993v2 scaffold_388, whole genome shotgun sequence includes:
- the LOC137987767 gene encoding uncharacterized protein isoform X1: MLKKKKEFAMNFLTSKVRRIFYPPGTTPVNWKILANVFLSMLSFSMSVTLLFPFLPAMIKSFGISVEDTGYYAGLVASSMFIGRTVSCYFWGWLSDKIGRRPVMLVSLSFLLLGTLGFGLSLSLYAAIFTRLFCGLSNALVIICKAIISEACDNTNQAIGMSVLLTAWNSGLMLGPAIGGYLAQPTEKYPNIFSKGSIFDKFPFLLPCLFNCALLLISIVLSYFFLEETLDKRSLTSELSEPNELLPMKSTGYSDNQEDFNIKCEIQETEKSCTESESVVVNEEQGIIIGDDAGSKAARNCQSSSSCCCNTWRCCKAFRRSKLALLLRNRNVLVSIAAYCILSFKVIGFDELFSLWAATPPHLGGLGFSTNQIGTSLVCVGAPLLVLQMVLYPKFERRLGAIRVFQLANAFIGVTILSLPFIHTYYNRSTVLWTLLIGILLLMKLNVGFSFSSTGIIVNNTVRSEMLGTINGLAMTAASTSRAVSPVVVGSIFAWSISEGLKLGFPLNMHFAFTLLSIGSVLAIATSCVLPEGLNRRQPEDTRV
- the LOC137987767 gene encoding uncharacterized protein isoform X3, which codes for MLSFSMSVTLLFPFLPAMIKSFGISVEDTGYYAGLVASSMFIGRTVSCYFWGWLSDKIGRRPVMLVSLSFLLLGTLGFGLSLSLYAAIFTRLFCGLSNALVIICKAIISEACDNTNQAIGMSVLLTAWNSGLMLGPAIGGYLAQPTEKYPNIFSKGSIFDKFPFLLPCLFNCALLLISIVLSYFFLEETLDKSRSLTSELSEPNELLPMKSTGYSDNQEDFNIKCEIQETEKSCTESESVVVNEEQGIIIGDDAGSKAARNCQSSSSCCCNTWRCCKAFRRSKLALLLRNRNVLVSIAAYCILSFKVIGFDELFSLWAATPPHLGGLGFSTNQIGTSLVCVGAPLLVLQMVLYPKFERRLGAIRVFQLANAFIGVTILSLPFIHTYYNRSTVLWTLLIGILLLMKLNVGFSFSSTGIIVNNTVRSEMLGTINGLAMTAASTSRAVSPVVVGSIFAWSISEGLKLGFPLNMHFAFTLLSIGSVLAIATSCVLPEGLNRRQPEDTRV
- the LOC137987767 gene encoding uncharacterized protein isoform X2 — protein: MLKKKKEFAMNFLTSKVRRIFYPPGTTPVNWKILANVFLSMLSFSMSVTLLFPFLPAMIKSFGISVEDTGYYAGLVASSMFIGRTVSCYFWGWLSDKIGRRPVMLVSLSFLLLGTLGFGLSLSLYAAIFTRLFCGLSNALVIICKAIISEACDNTNQAIGMSVLLTAWNSGLMLGPAIGGYLAQPTEKYPNIFSKGSIFDKFPFLLPCLFNCALLLISIVLSYFFLEETLDKSRSLTSELSEPNELLPMKSTGYSDNQEDFNIKCEIQETEKSCTESESVVVNEEQGIIIGDDAGSKAARNCQSSSSCCCNTWRCCKAFRRSKLALLLRNRNVLVSIAAYCILSFKVIGFDELFSLWAATPPHLGGLGFSTNQIGTSLVCVGAPLLVLQMVLYPKFERRLGAIRVFQLANAFIGVTILSLPFIHTYYNRSTVLWTLLIGILLLMKLNVGFSFSSTGIIVNNTVRSEMLGTINGLAMTAASTSRAVSPVVVGSIFAWSISEGLKLGFPLNMHFAFTLLSIGSVLAIATSCVLPEGLNRRQPEDTRV
- the LOC137987767 gene encoding uncharacterized protein isoform X5, whose protein sequence is MLKKKKEFAMNFLTSKVRRIFYPPGTTPVNWKILANVFLSMLSFSMSVTLLFPFLPAMIKSFGISVEDTGYYAGLVASSMFIGRTVSCYFWGWLSDKIGRRPVMLVSLSFLLLGTLGFGLSLSLYAAIFTRLFCGLSNGSIFDKFPFLLPCLFNCALLLISIVLSYFFLEETLDKSRSLTSELSEPNELLPMKSTGYSDNQEDFNIKCEIQETEKSCTESESVVVNEEQGIIIGDDAGSKAARNCQSSSSCCCNTWRCCKAFRRSKLALLLRNRNVLVSIAAYCILSFKVIGFDELFSLWAATPPHLGGLGFSTNQIGTSLVCVGAPLLVLQMVLYPKFERRLGAIRVFQLANAFIGVTILSLPFIHTYYNRSTVLWTLLIGILLLMKLNVGFSFSSTGIIVNNTVRSEMLGTINGLAMTAASTSRAVSPVVVGSIFAWSISEGLKLGFPLNMHFAFTLLSIGSVLAIATSCVLPEGLNRRQPEDTRV
- the LOC137987767 gene encoding uncharacterized protein isoform X4; this encodes MSVTLLFPFLPAMIKSFGISVEDTGYYAGLVASSMFIGRTVSCYFWGWLSDKIGRRPVMLVSLSFLLLGTLGFGLSLSLYAAIFTRLFCGLSNALVIICKAIISEACDNTNQAIGMSVLLTAWNSGLMLGPAIGGYLAQPTEKYPNIFSKGSIFDKFPFLLPCLFNCALLLISIVLSYFFLEETLDKSRSLTSELSEPNELLPMKSTGYSDNQEDFNIKCEIQETEKSCTESESVVVNEEQGIIIGDDAGSKAARNCQSSSSCCCNTWRCCKAFRRSKLALLLRNRNVLVSIAAYCILSFKVIGFDELFSLWAATPPHLGGLGFSTNQIGTSLVCVGAPLLVLQMVLYPKFERRLGAIRVFQLANAFIGVTILSLPFIHTYYNRSTVLWTLLIGILLLMKLNVGFSFSSTGIIVNNTVRSEMLGTINGLAMTAASTSRAVSPVVVGSIFAWSISEGLKLGFPLNMHFAFTLLSIGSVLAIATSCVLPEGLNRRQPEDTRV